A genomic window from Micromonospora sp. WMMA1947 includes:
- a CDS encoding MFS transporter translates to MVTRSSLLARNRDFRWYWSGHTISVLGAQVTVVALPLVASVTLDAGAAGVAAVATAGHLPNLLLPLLVGHWLDRRRRRRLMVAADLVRASALAVVPAAFIAGALSLPLLVTVALVVGAAGVVFDIGGFAYLPTLVDETDLPSANRAVQGSSTAAQVAGPGLAGALAQIAGPAPALALDAASYLASAVGVGRARRPEPVPARGTRRAGILDGLRVVAVNPWLRALTAHATLYNGAAQILTVNLVIWVVTDRGLSAGWFGLALSAAGVGAFLGTLGSLAAARRLGYGRTFVSALALSTGTPLLIATLSGSTATLAVGLAAVQFVSGVGLGVANVLSVTLRQTVIPRDELARSNGGYRFLIYGVLPLGAAGGGFLGQALGSRAAVAAGAAGLALSTLPMLTRRIRTLRRPEDARPVPGAPPAPVAADAGGAR, encoded by the coding sequence ATGGTAACCAGGTCCTCGCTTCTCGCCCGCAACCGCGACTTCCGCTGGTACTGGTCCGGCCACACCATCTCCGTGCTGGGCGCCCAGGTCACCGTCGTCGCCCTGCCGCTCGTCGCCTCGGTGACGCTGGACGCCGGAGCGGCCGGCGTCGCCGCCGTGGCCACCGCCGGTCACCTGCCCAACCTGCTGCTTCCCCTGCTGGTCGGGCATTGGCTGGACCGGCGCCGCCGACGGCGGCTCATGGTCGCGGCCGACCTGGTCCGAGCGTCGGCGCTGGCCGTCGTGCCTGCCGCGTTCATCGCCGGGGCACTCTCGCTGCCGCTGCTCGTAACGGTGGCGTTGGTCGTCGGGGCGGCCGGGGTGGTGTTCGACATCGGCGGGTTCGCCTACCTGCCGACCCTGGTCGACGAGACGGACCTGCCCTCAGCCAACCGGGCCGTCCAGGGCTCCAGCACGGCGGCGCAGGTCGCCGGTCCTGGCCTGGCCGGAGCGCTGGCCCAGATCGCCGGCCCGGCGCCGGCCCTCGCACTCGACGCGGCGAGCTATCTGGCCAGCGCGGTGGGTGTGGGCCGGGCCCGCCGGCCGGAACCGGTTCCGGCCCGTGGTACGCGACGCGCCGGAATCCTCGACGGCCTGCGAGTGGTCGCCGTCAACCCCTGGCTCCGGGCCCTGACCGCACACGCCACCCTCTACAACGGCGCGGCGCAGATCCTCACCGTGAACCTGGTGATCTGGGTGGTCACCGATCGAGGTCTGAGCGCCGGGTGGTTCGGGCTCGCCCTGAGCGCGGCCGGCGTCGGCGCGTTCCTGGGGACCCTCGGCTCGCTGGCGGCGGCCCGCCGCCTCGGCTACGGCCGGACGTTCGTCAGCGCTTTGGCGCTGTCCACCGGCACCCCACTGCTGATCGCCACGCTCTCCGGGTCCACCGCGACCCTGGCGGTCGGTCTCGCGGCGGTGCAGTTCGTCAGCGGCGTCGGCCTCGGCGTGGCCAACGTCCTCTCGGTAACGCTTCGGCAGACCGTCATCCCGCGCGACGAACTGGCCCGCAGCAACGGCGGCTACCGCTTCCTGATCTACGGCGTCCTCCCGCTGGGCGCAGCGGGGGGCGGCTTCCTGGGGCAAGCGCTCGGCAGCCGGGCAGCGGTAGCAGCCGGCGCCGCCGGCCTCGCGCTGTCCACGCTGCCGATGCTCACCCGCCGGATCCGTACGCTGCGCCGCCCCGAGGATGCGCGTCCGGTCCCCGGCGCCCCACCCGCGCCCGTGGCAGCCGATGCCGGCGGCGCCCGGTAA
- a CDS encoding iron ABC transporter permease → MVPFRWRPVVVAVVLFVLLCLAVVVSLSLGTPYVAPVDVVRSLSGAGTPYDLVVRDLRLPRAVLAAMAGAAFGVAGTLIQSVARNPLASPDVIGVTQGAGLAATIALTSGAAAVLVAPAALLGGLAAAVAVFALGARHGLAAQRFVLAGVAVAFAFRALIEVVMLTADPIDGLRAQIWLIGTLAGKGWSEAAWIAGTLAVLLPVLLWAGWALRSSALDDDTARGIGLRPVARRLGLAGTGVLAAAMVTAQVGAVDFVALVAPQVARRLVRAERPPLLCAALLGALLLVLADLGARRLLAPTQLPAGVLTAAIGGPYLIFVLLRTRGRRS, encoded by the coding sequence GTGGTGCCGTTCCGGTGGCGGCCGGTCGTGGTGGCGGTGGTGCTGTTCGTGCTGCTCTGCCTCGCGGTGGTGGTCAGCCTGTCGCTGGGTACGCCGTACGTCGCCCCGGTGGACGTGGTGCGGTCGCTCTCCGGCGCGGGTACCCCGTACGACCTCGTGGTGCGCGACCTGCGACTGCCTCGCGCGGTCCTCGCGGCGATGGCCGGGGCGGCCTTCGGCGTGGCCGGCACGCTGATCCAGAGCGTGGCCCGCAATCCGCTGGCCAGCCCCGACGTCATCGGCGTCACCCAGGGCGCCGGGCTGGCCGCGACGATCGCGCTGACCAGCGGCGCCGCGGCGGTGCTGGTGGCGCCGGCGGCGCTGCTCGGCGGCCTGGCCGCGGCGGTGGCGGTGTTCGCGCTCGGCGCCCGGCACGGCCTGGCGGCCCAGCGGTTCGTGCTCGCCGGTGTGGCGGTGGCGTTCGCGTTCCGGGCGCTGATCGAGGTGGTGATGCTCACCGCCGACCCGATCGACGGGCTGCGCGCCCAGATCTGGCTGATCGGCACGCTCGCCGGCAAGGGGTGGAGCGAGGCGGCCTGGATCGCCGGCACGCTCGCCGTGCTGCTGCCGGTGCTGCTCTGGGCCGGGTGGGCGCTGCGCAGCAGCGCACTCGACGACGACACCGCGCGGGGGATCGGCCTGCGGCCGGTGGCCCGGCGGCTCGGCCTGGCCGGCACCGGTGTGCTGGCCGCCGCGATGGTCACCGCCCAGGTCGGCGCCGTCGACTTCGTCGCACTGGTGGCCCCGCAGGTGGCCCGCCGGCTGGTCCGCGCCGAGCGTCCGCCGCTGCTCTGCGCCGCGCTGCTTGGCGCGTTGCTGCTGGTCCTCGCGGACCTGGGCGCCCGCCGGCTGCTGGCGCCGACCCAACTGCCGGCCGGCGTGCTCACCGCGGCGATCGGCGGGCCGTACCTGATCTTCGTGCTGCTGCGCACCCGAGGGAGGCGGTCGTGA
- a CDS encoding ABC transporter ATP-binding protein, producing the protein MTALLSTRDLVVGYEGRTVLDGLDLDLPADTFTVIVGPNACGKSTLLRTMARLLTPRRGAVLLDGAAIRDLPTRDVARRLGVLPQSPLVPEGITVADLVGRGRQPYQRWWRQWSAEDGRAVEEAMRLADVSALADRPVDTLSGGQRQRVWIAMTLAQDTDALLLDEPTTFLDLAHQVEVLDLLHRLRAERGRTVVAVLHDLNQAARYADHLIAMRDGAVVAAGKPREILTADLVRDVFGLDCVVVPCPVSGAPLVVPALTQTGSTRTAPAQAGPTQTSAAPAVTPATAGAPVGDA; encoded by the coding sequence GTGACCGCGCTGCTGTCCACCCGCGACCTGGTCGTCGGCTACGAGGGCCGCACCGTGCTGGACGGACTCGACCTCGACCTGCCGGCCGACACGTTCACCGTGATCGTCGGACCGAACGCCTGCGGCAAGTCGACGCTGCTGCGCACGATGGCCCGGTTGCTCACGCCCCGGCGCGGCGCGGTGCTGCTCGACGGCGCGGCGATCCGCGACCTGCCGACCCGGGACGTGGCCCGGCGGCTCGGCGTGCTGCCGCAGAGCCCGCTGGTGCCCGAGGGGATCACCGTGGCCGACCTGGTCGGGCGCGGACGCCAGCCCTACCAGCGGTGGTGGCGGCAGTGGTCGGCCGAGGACGGGCGGGCGGTCGAGGAGGCCATGCGGCTGGCCGACGTCAGCGCGCTCGCCGACCGTCCCGTGGACACGCTCTCCGGCGGGCAGCGCCAGCGGGTGTGGATCGCGATGACGCTGGCCCAGGACACCGACGCGCTGCTGCTGGACGAGCCGACCACGTTCCTCGACCTGGCCCACCAGGTGGAGGTGCTGGACCTGCTGCACCGGCTGCGCGCCGAACGCGGCCGCACCGTGGTGGCCGTGCTGCACGACCTCAACCAGGCGGCCCGGTACGCCGACCACCTGATCGCCATGCGCGACGGCGCGGTGGTGGCCGCCGGCAAGCCGCGCGAGATCCTCACCGCGGACCTGGTCCGCGACGTGTTCGGGCTGGACTGCGTGGTCGTGCCCTGCCCGGTCAGCGGCGCCCCGCTCGTGGTGCCGGCCCTCACCCAGACCGGGTCCACCCGGACCGCGCCCGCCCAGGCCGGCCCCACTCAGACCTCGGCCGCTCCGGCCGTCACGCCGGCCACGGCCGGCGCCCCCGTCGGCGACGCCTGA
- a CDS encoding cytidine deaminase, with the protein MRDTDRALVQAATAVAKLRCRSDNHTVAAAVRSTDGRVFSGVNVYHFTGGPCAEVVALGAAATQGAGELEAIVAVGDRGRGVLPPCGRCRQVLLDYFPSIKVIVGPPDGLRAVPIADLLPETYVWSDQQVEVPAGPRAPLWPTPVVPGVRQAAED; encoded by the coding sequence ATGCGGGACACCGACCGGGCGCTCGTGCAGGCCGCCACCGCCGTCGCGAAGCTGCGCTGCCGCAGCGACAACCACACCGTCGCCGCCGCCGTACGCAGCACCGACGGCCGGGTGTTCAGCGGCGTCAACGTCTACCACTTCACCGGCGGCCCGTGCGCCGAGGTGGTGGCCCTCGGGGCCGCCGCGACCCAGGGCGCCGGCGAGCTGGAGGCCATCGTCGCGGTGGGGGACCGGGGCCGGGGCGTCCTGCCGCCGTGCGGGCGCTGCCGTCAGGTGCTGCTCGACTACTTTCCGTCGATCAAGGTGATCGTCGGCCCGCCCGACGGGCTGCGCGCGGTCCCGATCGCAGACCTGCTGCCCGAGACGTACGTCTGGTCGGACCAGCAGGTCGAGGTGCCGGCCGGACCGCGTGCCCCGCTGTGGCCCACCCCTGTGGTGCCGGGAGTCCGGCAGGCCGCCGAGGACTGA
- a CDS encoding Nramp family divalent metal transporter — protein MVTNDSPVVPPLRTAPAPRPVRGRLILLGPAFVAAVAYVDPGNFATNSTAGAQYGYLLVWVVVAANLAAMLVQTLTAKLGLATGRSLPELCREHLPRPLNRVMWAQAELVAMATDLAEVIGGAVALYLLFGVPLLPGGLIIGAASFAVLALRARGFRSFEIAIAVLLGVIVLAFAVNLVSAQPDVSDAAAGLLPRMQGTDSMLLAAGILGATVMPHVIYVHSALTPNRLPAEGETQRRVIAKGLRIDVLIALGVAGAVNLAMLLVAASSFHGTSIPGTDTLEGVHAGLATTLGTAAAVGFAVALLLSGLASTSVGTYAGEIIMQGFLRRRIPLLIRRMITLLPALVVLAIGVDPTRALVLSQVVLSFGIPFALIPVVLFTRRRDLMGSLVNRRATTAAAVAITAFVVALNAFLLWQLAG, from the coding sequence GTGGTAACAAACGACTCGCCTGTCGTACCCCCGCTGCGGACCGCCCCCGCCCCGCGCCCGGTACGGGGCCGCCTCATCCTGCTCGGACCGGCGTTCGTGGCCGCGGTGGCCTACGTCGACCCCGGCAACTTCGCCACCAACTCCACCGCCGGGGCGCAGTACGGGTACCTGCTGGTCTGGGTGGTGGTGGCGGCGAACCTGGCCGCCATGCTGGTGCAGACGCTCACCGCCAAGCTCGGCCTGGCCACCGGGCGCAGCCTGCCCGAACTGTGCCGGGAGCACCTGCCCCGGCCGCTCAACCGGGTCATGTGGGCGCAGGCCGAACTGGTCGCCATGGCCACCGACCTGGCCGAGGTGATCGGCGGGGCGGTCGCGCTGTACCTGCTGTTCGGCGTCCCGCTGCTGCCCGGCGGCCTGATCATCGGCGCCGCCTCGTTCGCCGTCCTGGCGCTGCGCGCCAGGGGTTTCCGGTCGTTCGAGATCGCCATCGCCGTGCTGCTCGGCGTGATCGTGCTGGCGTTCGCGGTCAACCTGGTCAGCGCGCAACCGGACGTCTCCGACGCCGCGGCCGGCCTGCTGCCCCGGATGCAGGGCACCGACAGCATGCTGCTCGCCGCCGGCATCCTCGGCGCGACGGTGATGCCGCACGTCATCTACGTGCACTCGGCGCTGACCCCGAACCGCCTGCCCGCCGAGGGCGAGACGCAGCGGCGGGTGATCGCCAAGGGCCTGCGGATCGACGTGCTGATCGCGCTCGGCGTCGCCGGCGCGGTCAACCTGGCCATGCTGCTGGTCGCCGCGAGCAGCTTCCACGGCACCTCGATCCCCGGCACCGACACCTTGGAAGGTGTGCACGCCGGGCTCGCCACCACGCTCGGCACGGCCGCGGCGGTCGGCTTCGCCGTCGCCCTGCTCCTGTCCGGTCTCGCCTCCACGAGCGTCGGCACGTACGCCGGCGAGATCATCATGCAGGGCTTCCTGCGCCGCCGGATCCCGCTGCTGATACGCCGGATGATCACGCTGCTGCCCGCGCTGGTCGTGCTCGCGATCGGCGTGGACCCGACCCGCGCGCTGGTGCTGTCCCAGGTGGTGTTGAGCTTCGGCATCCCGTTCGCGCTGATCCCGGTGGTGCTGTTCACGCGCCGCCGGGACCTGATGGGCAGCCTGGTCAACCGCCGGGCCACCACCGCCGCCGCGGTGGCGATCACCGCGTTCGTGGTGGCGCTCAACGCGTTCCTGCTCTGGCAACTGGCGGGCTGA
- a CDS encoding CGNR zinc finger domain-containing protein has translation MRQPGDRAPAPAPLTLIQDLANTWDIEAGRDTLRTAEDLAAFCAARGIALTCADDDVVTARALREGLRDACQAHTGADLSPPTRQTLARLFDRAPLTVAFDEAGGARPEPAPGLAGADALVAEIGRAVLDAVAAGTWQRLKACAAHGCRWVYYDHSPGGRSRWCTMDICGARAKMRAYRERKRPG, from the coding sequence ATGCGACAGCCAGGTGACCGCGCTCCGGCCCCAGCGCCGCTCACCCTGATCCAGGACCTGGCCAACACCTGGGACATCGAGGCCGGGCGGGACACCCTGCGCACCGCCGAGGACCTGGCCGCGTTCTGTGCCGCCCGGGGCATCGCGCTCACCTGTGCGGACGACGACGTGGTGACCGCACGCGCCCTGCGTGAAGGGCTGCGCGACGCCTGCCAGGCGCACACCGGCGCCGACCTGTCGCCGCCGACCCGGCAGACGCTGGCCCGGTTGTTCGACCGGGCCCCGCTGACCGTGGCGTTCGACGAGGCCGGGGGCGCGCGGCCGGAGCCCGCCCCGGGGCTGGCCGGCGCGGACGCGCTCGTGGCCGAGATCGGGCGGGCCGTACTCGATGCGGTCGCCGCCGGCACCTGGCAGCGCCTGAAGGCGTGCGCGGCGCACGGCTGCCGGTGGGTCTACTACGACCACAGCCCCGGCGGGCGGAGCCGCTGGTGCACGATGGACATCTGCGGCGCCCGGGCCAAGATGCGCGCTTACCGGGAACGCAAACGGCCTGGCTGA
- a CDS encoding MerR family transcriptional regulator, whose amino-acid sequence MDGAEHYSIGDLARRAGLPVKTIRFWSDRGIVPPTDRGPAGQRRYDAAAVARLDLVRTLRELGVDLPTVRRVVTREVTLAEVASAHADALTAQIRLLRTRRAVLTVIARRGATPSEAELLHRLAGLVARERRRLADEFLDAAFGGLTDPGFVGIRRSLTPELPDDPDDAQIEAWVELAELALDPGFRAGLRWLVEQHAADRAGVEGVRRDVVAVVREEVAPALAAGVEPASPGADAVLARVAERYARLCGRPDDADLRRRMLDRLRTARDPRRERYLELLSLVNGWPPAESLAPVLDWSIRALQARQHLA is encoded by the coding sequence ATGGACGGTGCGGAGCACTACTCGATTGGTGACCTTGCCCGGCGGGCCGGGCTGCCGGTGAAGACCATCCGGTTCTGGTCCGACCGCGGCATCGTGCCGCCCACCGACCGGGGACCGGCCGGTCAGCGCCGCTACGACGCGGCCGCGGTGGCCCGGCTCGACCTGGTACGGACATTGCGCGAGTTGGGTGTGGACCTGCCCACTGTGCGCCGGGTGGTGACCCGGGAGGTCACCCTGGCCGAGGTCGCCTCGGCGCACGCGGACGCGCTGACCGCGCAGATCCGGCTGCTGCGGACGCGCCGCGCGGTGCTCACGGTGATCGCCCGGCGCGGGGCCACCCCGTCCGAGGCCGAACTGCTGCACCGGCTGGCCGGCCTGGTCGCGCGGGAGCGACGGCGGCTGGCCGACGAGTTCCTCGACGCGGCGTTCGGCGGCCTGACCGATCCGGGGTTCGTGGGCATCCGCCGGTCGCTGACGCCGGAGCTGCCGGACGATCCGGACGACGCCCAGATCGAGGCGTGGGTGGAGCTGGCCGAGCTGGCTCTGGACCCGGGATTCCGGGCCGGGCTGCGCTGGCTGGTCGAGCAGCACGCGGCGGACCGGGCCGGCGTCGAAGGCGTGCGCCGGGACGTGGTCGCCGTGGTCCGGGAGGAGGTGGCCCCGGCGCTGGCCGCCGGTGTCGAGCCGGCCTCGCCCGGCGCCGATGCCGTCCTGGCCCGGGTCGCGGAACGGTACGCGCGCCTCTGTGGCCGGCCGGACGACGCCGACCTGCGCCGGCGGATGCTGGACCGGTTGCGGACCGCGCGCGACCCTCGCCGCGAGCGGTACCTGGAGCTGCTCTCGCTGGTCAACGGCTGGCCACCGGCCGAGAGCCTGGCGCCGGTGCTGGACTGGTCGATCCGGGCACTACAGGCCCGGCAGCACCTAGCCTGA
- a CDS encoding iron ABC transporter permease, with product MTTVAVRPARAGAPVRRGTVRRVAVTVAAALLLLLALLASLALGSRHLPVDQVWHALVSPDGGDATTVVRELRLPRTVLGLVVGLALALAGVLFQAVTRNPLAEPRILGISAGASFGVVLAIAVFGVGTLAGYVWFGIAGALLTGLLVFAVANRAREGASPVTLALVGAALDAGLGALVYALLSIDARTFEEYRFWVVGGLTGRDVGVAGQVLPFVMAGVLLAALAARGLDALALGDDVARGLGHRVALVRIAAGAGGVLLTGAAVAAAGPIAFVGLAVPHLARALVGADQRWTLLVAALLGPALLLTADVAGRLVAPPGEIPAGIITALLGAPLLAFLVHRAKTVTT from the coding sequence GTGACCACCGTCGCCGTCCGGCCCGCGCGGGCCGGGGCCCCCGTCCGCCGCGGCACCGTCCGCCGCGTCGCGGTCACCGTGGCGGCGGCACTCCTGCTCCTGCTGGCGCTGCTCGCCAGCCTGGCGCTCGGCAGCCGGCACCTCCCCGTCGACCAGGTGTGGCACGCGCTCGTCTCTCCGGATGGCGGCGACGCCACCACTGTGGTCCGGGAACTGCGGCTGCCGCGTACCGTCCTCGGGCTCGTCGTCGGCCTCGCGCTGGCGCTGGCCGGGGTGCTGTTCCAGGCGGTCACCCGCAACCCTCTGGCCGAGCCGCGCATCCTCGGCATCAGCGCCGGAGCCTCGTTCGGCGTGGTCCTGGCCATCGCCGTGTTCGGGGTGGGCACGCTCGCCGGGTACGTCTGGTTCGGCATCGCCGGCGCGCTGCTCACCGGGCTGCTCGTGTTCGCCGTCGCCAACCGCGCCCGCGAGGGCGCCAGCCCGGTCACCCTCGCGCTCGTCGGCGCGGCCCTCGACGCCGGTCTCGGCGCCCTGGTGTACGCGCTGCTCAGCATCGACGCCCGCACGTTCGAGGAGTACCGCTTCTGGGTGGTCGGCGGGCTGACCGGCCGGGATGTCGGCGTGGCCGGGCAGGTGCTGCCGTTCGTGATGGCCGGGGTGCTGCTGGCCGCGCTCGCCGCCCGTGGCCTGGACGCCCTCGCGCTCGGCGACGACGTGGCCCGGGGACTCGGACACCGGGTCGCCCTGGTCCGGATCGCCGCCGGGGCCGGTGGGGTGCTGCTCACCGGCGCCGCGGTGGCCGCCGCCGGGCCGATCGCCTTCGTCGGGCTGGCCGTGCCGCACCTGGCCCGGGCGCTCGTCGGCGCGGACCAGCGGTGGACGCTCCTGGTCGCCGCCCTGCTCGGCCCCGCGCTGCTGCTCACCGCCGACGTGGCCGGCCGCCTCGTCGCCCCGCCCGGCGAGATCCCCGCCGGCATCATCACGGCCCTGCTCGGCGCGCCCCTCCTGGCCTTCCTGGTCCACCGAGCCAAGACGGTAACGACATGA
- a CDS encoding YciI family protein, with protein MRFDRHTVVLLVRPDDAPELPPDALDRIQDAHLAHQAGLVEQGAVLAAGPFLDGDDGRVRGFVVLSVDPQMARELYANDPAVRAGRLVAQVSSWMVPEGQVRFERVPVPRSMLEAAAGD; from the coding sequence ATGCGATTCGACAGGCACACGGTGGTGCTCCTGGTCCGTCCGGACGACGCGCCGGAGCTGCCGCCCGACGCCCTCGACCGGATCCAGGACGCCCACCTGGCGCACCAGGCCGGGCTGGTGGAGCAGGGCGCGGTGCTCGCGGCGGGGCCGTTCCTGGACGGCGACGACGGGCGCGTCCGCGGTTTCGTGGTGCTGTCGGTGGACCCGCAGATGGCCCGTGAGCTGTACGCCAACGACCCGGCGGTCCGCGCGGGCCGGCTCGTCGCGCAGGTCAGCAGCTGGATGGTGCCGGAGGGCCAGGTCCGCTTCGAGCGGGTGCCGGTGCCCCGCTCGATGCTGGAGGCCGCAGCCGGCGACTGA
- a CDS encoding iron-siderophore ABC transporter substrate-binding protein, producing MRRLAVALTAALALGAGLTACGESDPVAGTGTGETREITHAMGTTKVPAEPKRVVVLDTDKIDTALSLGVTPVGAATAGEAKSWPTYFGADKLAGITEVGVLTEPDLEAINALNPDLILGSKFRQEKFYDELAKIAPTVFTEKVGITWKENFLLDGAALGKEQQAKDLLAEYEKRAKDFGAKLGDAESRKVSIVRFMPTEIRLYGPDSFSGIVVGDTGLGRPERQMLAGKEDKRMDRVSPERIAEADGDVVFVTAYGEKAAAEQAKVTGGTLWKGLSAVKAGKAHVVSDEIWMTGIGVGAANKILDDLEKYLAA from the coding sequence ATGCGTCGTCTCGCCGTCGCACTCACCGCCGCGCTCGCTCTCGGCGCCGGCCTCACCGCATGCGGGGAGAGCGATCCCGTCGCCGGCACCGGTACCGGGGAGACCCGGGAGATCACCCACGCCATGGGCACCACCAAGGTGCCCGCCGAGCCCAAGCGCGTGGTCGTGCTCGACACCGACAAGATCGACACCGCGCTGTCGCTGGGCGTCACCCCGGTCGGCGCGGCGACCGCCGGTGAGGCGAAGAGCTGGCCCACCTACTTCGGCGCGGACAAGCTCGCCGGCATCACCGAGGTCGGCGTGCTCACCGAGCCGGACCTGGAGGCGATCAACGCGCTCAACCCGGACCTGATCCTCGGCAGCAAGTTCCGCCAGGAGAAGTTCTACGACGAGCTGGCCAAGATCGCCCCGACCGTGTTCACCGAGAAGGTCGGCATCACCTGGAAGGAGAACTTCCTCCTCGACGGCGCGGCGCTGGGCAAGGAACAGCAGGCCAAGGACCTGCTGGCCGAGTACGAGAAGCGGGCGAAGGACTTCGGCGCCAAGCTCGGCGACGCGGAGTCCCGCAAGGTCTCCATCGTGCGCTTCATGCCGACCGAGATCCGCCTGTACGGGCCGGACTCGTTCTCCGGCATCGTCGTCGGCGACACCGGCCTGGGCCGCCCCGAGCGGCAGATGCTCGCTGGCAAGGAGGACAAGCGCATGGACCGGGTCAGCCCGGAGCGCATCGCCGAGGCCGACGGCGACGTGGTGTTCGTGACCGCGTACGGCGAGAAGGCCGCCGCCGAGCAGGCCAAGGTCACCGGGGGCACGCTGTGGAAGGGCCTGTCCGCGGTCAAGGCCGGCAAGGCGCACGTGGTCTCCGACGAGATCTGGATGACCGGCATCGGCGTGGGCGCCGCCAACAAGATCCTGGACGACCTGGAGAAGTACCTGGCCGCCTGA